The following is a genomic window from Magnetococcales bacterium.
GGGTGACCTGGGCGTTGTATTTTTTGACCAGATCGGTCAGGAAACGGGTGGCGGCCTGTTCACCGGCGCGGTTTTCGAGGAAACCACGCACCCGGTCTTCCATGCCCTTGCCCTGGTTGGGGAGCCGTTCCTGATTGGTCTTGATGAAATCACTCACCATCTTGTCAGTAACCGGTTCCTGTTTGCTGCCGATTTCGTCGCGAAGCTTGTCCAGGGGCATGTTGCGTTGTTTGGCTTCCAGGGTCAGCATGTGTTCGGCCATCAGTTCCTGGATTTTCTGCATGCGAAGTTGATAGACTTGCTGATCGATTTCGTAGATGCGTCCTGCCAGGGATTTATCCAGCTCAGCCTGGGTCAGTTTCCAATCACCGATACGGGCGACCACCCCGTCATCTGTGGCGCCGACGGCCTTGGGCCAGGCCGTTGCGGCGATCAGGGCGAGCGCCAGCAGCATGAAGAGTTGAAGTCCCTTGTTCGGGGTGTTGCCCATTGTCATCATGGGGGTGTTCCTCCTTGCGTTGTTGACGAGGGTTGGGGTCCGTACACAATGTCGGCCCGTTGGCGAAATGCGGTCACCATGCGCTGGGTCACGGTACTGAAGACAGGCCCCATGGTGAGTTCCAAAAGCTTGCTTTTGAATTTGAAATCGATACTGAATTCCACGCGGGTTCCCTCGGGAACCGGGACGAAGACCCAGGAATTTTCCAAATGTTTGAACGGCCCGGAATGGAGCGAAATGCGTATGCTCCGACCCGGTTCCAGAAGATCCACCGTGCGGAATGTTTCGCGCAGTCCCTTGAAGGAAATGGTCATTTCCGCCATGAACCGGGTATCGGTCACCTCATACTTGCGGGCCTGGACACACCAGGGCAAAAATTGCGGGTAACTGTCCATGTCAATGACCAGATCGTACATTTGCTGCGGGGTGTAGGGAACGGTGGCGTTGACTTGATGTCGAGACATGCGGCACTCTCTCCGGCGGGTGTCGAGGCGGACGGGGTTCTAGGGTGGCGAAACGAGGTTCTGGCCGTACAGGGCAAAGGCCCGGTTCCGGAAAGCCTCCAGCATTTGTTTGGAAACCTGGGTGAAAACGGGACCCAGGGTGACGTTCATGAGACGGCTCTTGAATTTGAAATCGATGAAAAAATCGACGCGCGTTCCCTGGGGGGTGGGGGTGAAGGTCCATTCGTTTTCCAGATGCTGGAAAGGCCCGGAACGGAGCTTGACTTCCACCTTGCGTCCCGGCACAAACCGGTCCACAGTCTGGAAACACTCCCGCATGCCCCGGAAGCTGATGGTCAGCTCGGCCACAAACTGTCCCTCTTCCTCGTTGAAGATCCGGGTCTTGGTACACCAGGGGAGAAATTCGGGATACCTGCGCACGTCCAGAACCAAATCATACATTTGCATGGCCTGGAACGGAACGGTATCACTCAACTGGATGCGCGGCATGCAGGCACCTTTCACGGGCGTCCAGAGGGAAATCCGGACAGAATCTGGCGTCCGAGTTGTCTTTTGATGAAAAGTCCAATATCTTCTTGCTCACTCTTTTGTTCAGGGTTCACCGATTGGCGGATGTTCCGCTGGTCGTGGCGGGGTCCGGTCGGGACGGCCCGGAACACCATTCAACGGGCCAATTGGCCACTAAAAATCAGGAGTTGAAAATGACAGTAAAAATCGGCATCAACGGGTTTGGACGTATCGGTCGCTGTGTGTTTCGTGCCATCGACAAGGACCCCGCATTCAAAAACATTCAAGTGGTGGCCATCAACGACCCGGCCCCCCGTTCCTCTCTCGTTCACCTGCTCAAGTATGACTCCATCTTCCGTACCATGGAAGGGGAAGTGAAGGAAACCGCCAACGGCATGTCCGTGAATGGTCGCGAAATCCGCTTCACCGGCGAGACCAAACCCGAAGCCCTGAAGTGGAACGAAGCCGGCGTGGACTACGTCATCGAAGCCTCCGGCCGGATGACCACCGCCGAAGCCGCCCAGCCCCATGTCAAAGCCGGTGCCAAGCGCGTGATCATTTCCGCTCCGGCCAAAGGGGGCGTCAAGACCTTCGTCATGGGTATCAACGAACACGAATACGATCCCCGTCAACACGTCGTGGTTTCCAATGCCTCCTGCACCACCAACTGTCTGGCCCCGGTGGTCAAGGTCATCCTGGAAAAATTTGGTGTGCAGAAGGGTCTGATCACCACCGTTCACTCCTACACCGGTGACCAGCGCCTGACCGACATGCCCCACTCCGATCCGCGCCGCGCCCGCGCCGCCAACCTCTCCATGATCCCCACATCCACCGGCGCTGCCAAAGCCATCGGTGAAGTGTTCCCCGCCCTGAAGGGAAAACTGGACGGCATGTCCCTGCGTGTGCCGACCCCCAACGTCTCCGTGGTGGATGCCACCATCATCACCGATAAAGAAACCAACGTCAAAGAGGTCCAGGATGCCCTGCGCGCCGGTGCCAACCGCTACCTCGGCTATTGCGACATTCCCCTGGTCTCCATCGACTTCCTCGGTGATCCCCGCTCCTCCATCGTGGACGGCCCCTCGACCTACGTCATCGGCAACGTCGTCAAAGTCCTGGCCTGGTACGACAACGAGTGGGGCTATTCCAACCGCGTGCTGGACCTGATCAACCACATGGCCGCTCGCGAAGTCTGAGAGACGCCGTGACCGCCAGAAAGCCTTCTTCTGGCAACACCGGAGGACATCCGCTTGAGTCGGATGCCCTCCGGGTCAATTTGCGCAATACGGCCGTGGCGCGGGTCGATATCGACCCGCGCCATGTCGTGCTGCGCCAGGTCGTGCGGGACTACGCCGGCATTACCGACTCCCTGGACATTCTGCTGAAAGAGCTGAATCACCCTTTCCGCAATTGGCCTTTGATCCTGCCCGATCTGAAAGGGTTCGTCCTCAAAAACTGGTCCCTCTACCAGGACCATGACCTGGGACCGAACTCCTTCGACCTTTTCCGTGATTTTTTCTTCCAGGCCCTGGAGGGCAAAGAGTCCCATCTGCGTGAGGTCCTGGAAGGATTGACCGCCTTCCTGGAACGGGTGGTCACCCGGATCACCCCGGGACATCTTTCCCCCTATGCGCCCTGTTTCGACCGGCTGTTCCAGGCATTGACCGCCCTGCCGGACCGGCATTTGTTCCTGCTCTCCCAGAGCCATTATCCCTTGCCGCGCTCTCTGGGGGTGCTGCTGGCTGCCATGCGGCA
Proteins encoded in this region:
- the gap gene encoding type I glyceraldehyde-3-phosphate dehydrogenase; translation: MTVKIGINGFGRIGRCVFRAIDKDPAFKNIQVVAINDPAPRSSLVHLLKYDSIFRTMEGEVKETANGMSVNGREIRFTGETKPEALKWNEAGVDYVIEASGRMTTAEAAQPHVKAGAKRVIISAPAKGGVKTFVMGINEHEYDPRQHVVVSNASCTTNCLAPVVKVILEKFGVQKGLITTVHSYTGDQRLTDMPHSDPRRARAANLSMIPTSTGAAKAIGEVFPALKGKLDGMSLRVPTPNVSVVDATIITDKETNVKEVQDALRAGANRYLGYCDIPLVSIDFLGDPRSSIVDGPSTYVIGNVVKVLAWYDNEWGYSNRVLDLINHMAAREV
- a CDS encoding type II toxin-antitoxin system RatA family toxin, whose protein sequence is MSRHQVNATVPYTPQQMYDLVIDMDSYPQFLPWCVQARKYEVTDTRFMAEMTISFKGLRETFRTVDLLEPGRSIRISLHSGPFKHLENSWVFVPVPEGTRVEFSIDFKFKSKLLELTMGPVFSTVTQRMVTAFRQRADIVYGPQPSSTTQGGTPP
- a CDS encoding type II toxin-antitoxin system RatA family toxin; translated protein: MPRIQLSDTVPFQAMQMYDLVLDVRRYPEFLPWCTKTRIFNEEEGQFVAELTISFRGMRECFQTVDRFVPGRKVEVKLRSGPFQHLENEWTFTPTPQGTRVDFFIDFKFKSRLMNVTLGPVFTQVSKQMLEAFRNRAFALYGQNLVSPP